The window TCCTTGGCTGCTGCTAAGTTAGTTTCTGCTTCTTGGATGAGCGTCCTGAGGCGCTTCACTTGCTTTTCCGGTAAATCAGACATATGGCTCGCATTCCTTGTCTATTTTGATAGTACGTGAGTGTAATATAGCACTAATTATGTGAGTGTGCAAGCCCCGTCAGCCTATTCGCATCGGCTAACAGCTCATCTTTCCACAAGGATAACAGATAGTCAGGCAAAACCGTGGTAATTTTTACCCTTGCCAATAAAACACCGCCCGTGGTATAAGCTCCGGGCGGCATTTCTCTACGAAAACAATCGGTCGTTTCACTCAAATTAGCTTAACTCAACGCTAGCGCCGGCGTCCTCGAGCGTCTTCTTGGCAGCTTCGGCTTCGTCCTTTGACACCTTTTCCTTGACTGGTGCTGGAGCGCCGTCGACGATGGCCTTTGACTCACCGAGGCCCAAGCCAGTGATTTCCTTGACTGCCTTGATGACAGCGACTTTTTGAGCGCCCGCGTCCTTTAGGGTGACGGTGAACTCAGTTTTTTCATCTTCTGCAGCAGCATCGCCGCTAGCAGCTGGACCAGCCACCGCAACTGCGGCTGCAGCTGGCTCGATGCCGTATTCTTCTTTCAGGTAGTTCTTCAATTCATTAACTTCCAGAACTGTCAGTTTGACCAGTTCATCAGCCAATTTTTTAATATCAGCCATGGTATTCTCCTTAGATTATTGATTATTTATCATCTCGAGTTATCCAATCTTCAACGCCTCCTCTTTTCGCGCCGGGCGCGCCTTCAGGGGGCGCTCGGGCTGCAATCGCTGTACGGAGACTTATGAAGATCAAATAACTCGAGATGATTGATTGCTAAACTTAAGCCGTAGCTTTGGCTTCGATGCCGTCCAAAAGTCCGTGCAAGTTGCCGCCAAGTGCGCCCACGGTGTCGTGGACTGGTGAGAGCAATTGTGCCACCACTTCGGCGATAAGCTGGTCTTTGCTTGGCAAGCCAGCCAGCGCTTTGATGTCAGCTTCGTTGATACTCAAGCCTTCACCTGAGAAGCCGCCGGCCAACTGCAGTGCTGGATGCGTCTTTGCAAACGTGTCCAGAACTTTGGCTGGCATGACCTCATCTTCGGCGCTCATGGCGTAAACCAATTGGCCAACCAATAAGTCAGTCTCGGCTTCTTTGTAACCGTCAACGCCCTGCAATGCTACGCGTACCAAGCGGTTTTTGACCACCTTGATGACGACGTTTGCTTCGCGGGCGGCCTTGCGCAGTTCTTGCAATTCAGCCACACTCAGCCCCTGGTACCGCGCAAATGCCGTACCTTTGGCGTCTTTCAGAAGCTCGGTTAGTTCAGCAACCAAAGTTTGTTTTTTATCGCGTGAAATTGCCATAAAAATCCTTTCTTTGATTGGTTCTTGTGTGATTCGACCGATTTGTTAACGTGCGGTAATGGAAAATCTGGTTCTCGTTTTCTGGGGATTAGCCGAGCAAACAAAAACGTCTTTGATTCTCGCACTACCAAAGACGTCAAATAAAACTGCTCGTTTCATCCCTCGGCGGCATTTTTATACCTCAGTTCCCTTCGGTCGCACGCTGTCTTTGGTAATGTTCCTTAGAATTGTAGCAGAAATGACAACGGGATGCAAGACAATGTTGGCTTTAATTTTCAGGAATATGAAAACGCGCCTCGAGTATGAAGCGCGCTTATGAGAGGAGACCCACCCTACAGTGAAGTCTCAACCTTTACGCTCGGCCCCATGGTGGTGGCGATAGCGATAGATTTGACATAAATGCCCTTAAGGCTGGATGGCTTTTGGGCGTTCAGACTGGCGAGGAAGGCGCGGGTATTCTCTGCCAGTTTGTCGGCGCCAAACGAAACCTTGCCGATTGATAAGTGGACGATGGCCTGCTTGTCGACGCGGTACTCGACCTTGCCGGCCTTGGCCTCGGACACCGCTTTAGCGACGTCGGTGGCAACGGTGCCGGACTTTGGATTTGGCATCAAACCGCGCGGACCGAGCAGCCGGGCGTACTTGCCAAGCTTCGGCATATATTGCGGCGTTGCGACTAAGATATCAAAGTTCAATTCTTCCTTGTCCAGCTGCTTCAGGAACTCCTCGTCACCGATGATGTCAGCGCCGGCTTTCTTAGCGGCAGCATGCTCTGACTCTGGTGCGAACACTGCTACGCGGACGTCCTTGCCGGTGCCGTGCGGCAGCGCTACGGTCGAGCGGACGTTCTGATCGGCTTGGCGCGGATCAACACCCAGGCGAACGTGAATTTCAACGCTGGCATCGAACTTGACGGGGCTGGTCTCAGCAGCCAATTTCAGTGCTTCGTCAAGGCTGTACAGCTTATTTTTCTCAATCTTCTTTGCAGCTTCCTGATATTTTTTGCCGCGGCGCTCCAGGCGCGGACGCGTGATCGGCTTCGGGCCTTTCTTGACATGTGCTTCGGCGTCGTCAGATTGCGGCGTGGTGTCGCCGGCTTCTTTGCGGGCTTCCTTTTCGGCTTTCTCGGCAGCCTCGTCAAGGGCTTTTTGGCTGCGCTTGCCGGCCTTGGCGACGATGGCTTCGCGCTCGGCGATGACGTCCTTATCTTTAGTTTCGTGCGGCTTGCTATTTTCAGGCGTGCCTGATTCAGCTTCGGCAATTGCCGCTTCAATCTCAGCGATGGTATTCTTGTCGCTGACTGCTAGTTGTAGTTCTGCTGCTTTTTCTAGCAGCTCGGCTTTCTTGGCCATACTAATCCTTTCTGTGGTACAAGCGGCGACTCGCGACTTCTCGAGCGAATTTGCCTCCCAGCATTGATTTGATGATGGTGAAATTATACCTGAAATAGTACAGGAAAGCAACCGAGGGTTATACTACGAGATATTACCCATCGCTGATGTTACGGCGCATTAGCCTAGAGAGGAAACGACGGTCTGGGATAACCTGAATAGTACCGTCACTATCTTCCAGTGAAAGGGCAACCCGTGGAGTTGGCTCGTCATTAGTGTAGTCAGTGATTACACTAAAGCCGGTGGATCTCATGTCGTTAAATTTGCTATACGGAAGCCTAACCCCTTCACTCGTGAATGTAGACCCTTCACCGGAAAACGACCCACCCTTACAGAAATCTTCGCCCAATTGCTGAGTCAATGTTTGGACGCCCCAAGCGATTATTGCAGCACGGTCGGCGGGTGAGCCGGCATATTTGGCGGCATTTTCTATGTTGAGTATCGTCTTGTGTATCTCGGGATTTGTCGCTTGAGCCGAAAAGTAACCCGCTAGTAGGTCAGTTGGCAGATGAACATCAAATTGGAGAATATTGCTGATTGTCTCTTGGGAGAGTGGAAAGTGATGCGTATCTCCCTGGGAGCGAATGGCCAGCGCCGCTAGTATTCGCGAGCACTTATTAACCATACATCTTTTAGCCTCTGGTAACAGGAGCTCTCCTCTCAGTTGGCAGACAGCTAGCTTATCGCTCTCAGTAACATTTGTGATCGTGACCAGCGAGCCGATGTAGTCGTCCGGAAAGTGTGGGGTGATGTGCTGCTTGATTATGTTTTCGGGATCCCTATCCCGTGGGAGGCGCTCTCCTCTCTTCGTCACTTCTGTTTTGGCGGCGAGTGCATGATTAGCCTCATCAACCCCTCGCTGAAAGTTTGGGCTACTCAGTATAGATAGTCCGTCGGCTATTGGTGAATGATAACGTCTTTCTCTCATAATTAACTACAAGCATAGATGGTAAAACGTTATTTTGCAAGTAGTTTGACATATTTGCAATGTAGCGGTACAATTATGTAACTATGAATAAGGCGGAATTTTTAGGTAAATGCAAGGACTGTCCGATTGCTGGGCCAGCTTGCGAGAATGTGGAGAATAGACGGCGGGCTGCCCAAGAGGCTGCAGAGTTAGCCCTGAGGGGGTTGAGAGATAATCCAAATATTCAACTTTTTCGAGGTGACGGCGTGCAGGTTGATGTTGCAGGTCTGGATCCTGAGGTACTAGGAGAACTTAATAAAGATCTACGTAGCCAAGCAGCGGGCCTTCTTGATGAGATTGATGAATCTGGAAATCACGTACTGCAGTTTGCCGAGAATTGTCCCGGTCCGACAACGGCTTAATTTCAGACAAAGACGGGTCGTTTAGTACGAGTGAGGGTGTGTGATAGCCCTGTACTGCCTCGGCAAAGTAGCGGAGAGGGAAACATAGAGCCTGTACGAGTGAGGCGAAGGTCGTAACCCGCTTGCCCCTGCTCTTTCGTCTCTGCTACAATAGCAGGTATGAACAATATCACAATCACAGACATTCACGCACGACAAATTTTAGATTCTCGGGGCAATCCGACGGTGGAGGCCGATGTTCGGTTGAGCGATGGCTCGTTCGGGCGGGCGGCAGTGCCGTCAGGTGCCAGTACTGGTTCGCACGAGGCAGTCGAACTGCGTGATGGTGACTTGGCGTATGGCGGCAAGGGCGTGCTCAAGGCGGTCGAGCATGTTAATGTCGAGATCGCGCGGGCGCTGCGCGGCATGGATCCATTTGCGCAACATCGGGTTGACGAGCGGATGCGGCAGCTGGACGGCACGCCAAACAAGGGGCGGCTTGGGGCGAATGCCATCCTAGCGGTCAGCCTGGCGGTTGCCAAGGCGGCGGCCGAGTCCAAGGGTATTGAATTTTTTGTCTATGTTAATCAGCTGGCGAATGCTGGCACGATGAGCCTGCCGATGCCGATGATTAATGTGATGAACGGTGGGCAGCATGCGCTGGGTGCGACGGATATTCAGGAATACATGATCATCCCAGTCGGTGCGTCAACGTTTGAGGATGCGATGCGGATGAGCGCCGAGGTGTTTCATGCGCTGGCAAAGGTGCTCGAGGCTGAGGGTTACCCGACGACTGTTGGCGATGAAGGTGGCTACGCGCCACATGTGCGCGGTGGCAATATGGAGCCGGTCAAGCTGCTAGCACGGGCGATTCAGCAGGCTGGCTACAAGTTGGAGCAGGACTTTGCCTTTGCTCTTGATGTGGCCTCGAGCGAATTCCATGAGGGCGATGGCCAGTATCGGCTGGAGACGGAACATCGCACGCTTGACGTGAATGGTATGATCAAGATGTATAAGCAGCTGCGGGCTGAGTATCCGGTGGTGTCGATCGAGGATGGACTGGACGAGGAAGCGTGGCATGACTGGCAGACGCTGACGACGGAGCTTGGTTCGACGACGCAGCTGGTCGGTGATGATTTGTTGGTGACGAATGTGATGCGGCTAGACCGAGCGATCGCTGAAAAGGCTGGCAACGCGATTTTGATCAAGCCAAATCAAATTGGCACACTGAGCGAGACCATTCAGGCGGTGATGATGGCGAAAAAGGCTGGCTGGAATACGGTGATGAGCCATCGCTCGGGCGAGACCGAGGACGTGACCATTGCTCATCTGGCGGTCGGGCTCGGTACGGGCCAGATCAAGACCGGCTCGATGTCGCGTTCAGAGCGCATCGCCAAGTACAACGAGCTGATGCGCATCGCCGAGATTCGGCCAGAGCTAGAGCTGGTGCGGCCATTCAAGCAGTCGTAGTTCATAGGCTACGGGGATAAGACGCCGGGCGCTTGGTCGGCTGCAGTGGAAATTATTGCCGCAGAGTGATCACTTCGTCGCCGTCGGTACATGTGATGATCCGTGAAGGTGCTGCTTCTGCAACTTCCCCGCCGTCAACGTAGACAGCCACCTCATCACCAAAATACGCGGTTGCCTCATTGACTGTGGTGGCCGGTAGTTGCTCGCTGGGGTTAGCGCTTGGTGCCAGCAGTGGACCGACCAGCTGAATCAGCTCAGACAATGCTGTGTCTGGTGGTACAACGCGAAATGCCAAGGTCGCGTCAGTACGTACTAGGTGCGGCATAACGTCGGGGCTGACCCTGGCAGCAATAGTGGTCGACCGTTCGTGGCGTAGCTGGTCATAGATATACCGCTGCTTGGTGGTGAGTTCGGGAATGTTGTCGGCGCTGCTGAGCAGGATGATGCAGGATTTAGTGCGATCACGCTGGCGTACGCGGTACAGCTCATCAACTGCCTTCGGGCTATCAGCTCGAGCGAGCAGACCATAAATAGTGTCAGTTGGCGCCACGACGAGTTTGTCAGCTCGCAGCGCCTCGATGACGGCAGTGTCAAGTAAGTTTTTGGTGATCACCAAATGATTATACCACAATAAAATTGCCCCACGGCAGGGAGCAATTTTGTTTGAATGAACAGACGTAAATTAGTCGGCGACTTCTACGCCCATTGAGCGAGCGGAACCAGCAACGACTTTCATCGCGCCTTCGATATCGATGGCGTTTAGCTGATCCATTTTTGCTTCGGCAATTTCCTGAAGCTGTGCGCGAGTGATGGTGCCGACCTTTTCGGCGTGTGGCTTGCCTGAACCCTTTTGGATGCCGGCTTTTTCGCGGATCATGTCATCGACTGGCTGCCCCAGACTCTTCCACGTAAAGGTGCGGTCTTCAAACACCTGAATGTGGACGATAACGTCCTTGCCCATCATATCTTTGGTAGCGTCGTTGAATGGATTGATGAAATCCATCATGTTCAGCCCCCACTGACCGAGGGTTGAACCGACTGGTGGCCCGGCGGTTGCTCGTCCGGCAGGGATGCGTAATTTTAGATTACCGATAACTTTCTTTGCCATAGTTTCCTCTTATTTTTCCGTGCGTAACCACTGTATTATAACGAAAATTGTGCTAGAATACAAGCATGAACGCTCGCAGCATCAAGCCGGTTCGTCGCCTAATCAACATGTTTGGGGCGCTCGCTTACAGCCTGTTGATTTTTACTTATGCGGTTATCGTCGGTGCTGGGTTGTTGTGGCTGGCGCGTAGTGGCCTACTCATGCAGCTCGGTGTATCGCCAGAGACAGTCCAGCCGGCACCCACCCCGCCGACTACGCCGAGCGACACGACGCCTCGTGCGGTACCGTTTCTCCTTCAGGTGGTGCAGCTGGTGTTGATGTCGGTAATGACGGTGGCGGTTTTGGGTGTGGTGGTGATGCTACCGTATTGGCTGGGGCGCTGCGGCTCGTATCTGTTGAAGCGCA is drawn from Candidatus Saccharibacteria bacterium oral taxon 488 and contains these coding sequences:
- a CDS encoding phosphopyruvate hydratase, producing the protein MNNITITDIHARQILDSRGNPTVEADVRLSDGSFGRAAVPSGASTGSHEAVELRDGDLAYGGKGVLKAVEHVNVEIARALRGMDPFAQHRVDERMRQLDGTPNKGRLGANAILAVSLAVAKAAAESKGIEFFVYVNQLANAGTMSLPMPMINVMNGGQHALGATDIQEYMIIPVGASTFEDAMRMSAEVFHALAKVLEAEGYPTTVGDEGGYAPHVRGGNMEPVKLLARAIQQAGYKLEQDFAFALDVASSEFHEGDGQYRLETEHRTLDVNGMIKMYKQLRAEYPVVSIEDGLDEEAWHDWQTLTTELGSTTQLVGDDLLVTNVMRLDRAIAEKAGNAILIKPNQIGTLSETIQAVMMAKKAGWNTVMSHRSGETEDVTIAHLAVGLGTGQIKTGSMSRSERIAKYNELMRIAEIRPELELVRPFKQS
- the rplK gene encoding 50S ribosomal protein L11, with the translated sequence MAKKVIGNLKLRIPAGRATAGPPVGSTLGQWGLNMMDFINPFNDATKDMMGKDVIVHIQVFEDRTFTWKSLGQPVDDMIREKAGIQKGSGKPHAEKVGTITRAQLQEIAEAKMDQLNAIDIEGAMKVVAGSARSMGVEVAD
- a CDS encoding L-threonylcarbamoyladenylate synthase, with product MAPCRGAILLWYNHLVITKNLLDTAVIEALRADKLVVAPTDTIYGLLARADSPKAVDELYRVRQRDRTKSCIILLSSADNIPELTTKQRYIYDQLRHERSTTIAARVSPDVMPHLVRTDATLAFRVVPPDTALSELIQLVGPLLAPSANPSEQLPATTVNEATAYFGDEVAVYVDGGEVAEAAPSRIITCTDGDEVITLRQ
- a CDS encoding 50S ribosomal protein L10, with amino-acid sequence MAISRDKKQTLVAELTELLKDAKGTAFARYQGLSVAELQELRKAAREANVVIKVVKNRLVRVALQGVDGYKEAETDLLVGQLVYAMSAEDEVMPAKVLDTFAKTHPALQLAGGFSGEGLSINEADIKALAGLPSKDQLIAEVVAQLLSPVHDTVGALGGNLHGLLDGIEAKATA
- a CDS encoding 50S ribosomal protein L7/L12, producing the protein MADIKKLADELVKLTVLEVNELKNYLKEEYGIEPAAAAVAVAGPAASGDAAAEDEKTEFTVTLKDAGAQKVAVIKAVKEITGLGLGESKAIVDGAPAPVKEKVSKDEAEAAKKTLEDAGASVELS
- a CDS encoding 50S ribosomal protein L1; the encoded protein is MERRGKKYQEAAKKIEKNKLYSLDEALKLAAETSPVKFDASVEIHVRLGVDPRQADQNVRSTVALPHGTGKDVRVAVFAPESEHAAAKKAGADIIGDEEFLKQLDKEELNFDILVATPQYMPKLGKYARLLGPRGLMPNPKSGTVATDVAKAVSEAKAGKVEYRVDKQAIVHLSIGKVSFGADKLAENTRAFLASLNAQKPSSLKGIYVKSIAIATTMGPSVKVETSL